The following coding sequences lie in one Nonomuraea muscovyensis genomic window:
- a CDS encoding type II toxin-antitoxin system VapB family antitoxin encodes MRTVIDIDKELLEVVQEELGTKNMKETVHAALAEVAERAKRREAFEYWTSRDNTDLLDPEIMKHPW; translated from the coding sequence TTGCGTACGGTCATCGACATCGACAAGGAGCTCCTGGAAGTCGTTCAGGAGGAGCTTGGGACGAAGAACATGAAGGAGACGGTCCACGCCGCGCTGGCGGAGGTCGCCGAAAGGGCAAAGCGTCGAGAAGCGTTCGAATACTGGACCTCACGGGACAATACCGATCTCTTGGATCCGGAGATCATGAAGCATCCGTGGTAG
- a CDS encoding CPBP family intramembrane glutamic endopeptidase, protein MLLPSIAVLVAANVLNNKVAPRLGPLTSAAATAALVAMARRSGASWRELGFEQPRRGALAGAVLATGVVAAYTAGVALPRTRPLFHDERALSLSRARVLEEALVQVPFGTVLLEEVGFRGALYGGLRRTHGTVTATAVSSALFGLWHILPAIDMARANPALGALTAGESPGRLDTARVVAGSVVSTGVAGVLFCELRRRAGLLAPSMLHLSTNSLGYLFARLVGRQGTGISPEG, encoded by the coding sequence GTGCTGCTTCCCTCGATCGCCGTGCTGGTCGCGGCCAACGTCCTCAACAACAAGGTCGCCCCGCGCCTCGGTCCGCTGACCTCCGCCGCCGCCACCGCCGCGCTGGTGGCGATGGCGCGCCGGTCGGGGGCGTCATGGCGGGAGCTCGGGTTCGAGCAGCCCCGCCGCGGCGCCCTCGCCGGTGCCGTCCTGGCCACCGGTGTCGTCGCCGCCTACACGGCCGGTGTCGCGCTGCCGCGCACCCGGCCGCTGTTCCACGACGAGCGCGCGCTGTCACTGTCGCGGGCGCGCGTGCTGGAGGAGGCCCTCGTGCAGGTCCCGTTCGGCACGGTCCTGCTGGAGGAGGTGGGGTTCAGGGGCGCCCTGTACGGGGGCCTGCGCCGCACCCACGGCACGGTGACGGCGACGGCGGTGTCGTCGGCGCTGTTCGGGCTGTGGCACATCCTGCCCGCGATCGACATGGCCCGGGCCAATCCCGCCCTCGGCGCGCTCACGGCGGGCGAGTCCCCGGGCCGCCTCGACACGGCCCGGGTGGTGGCGGGCAGCGTGGTGTCCACGGGCGTGGCGGGGGTGCTCTTCTGTGAGTTGCGCCGCCGGGCCGGGCTGCTGGCCCCGTCGATGCTCCACCTGTCCACCAACTCCCTCGGCTACCTCTTCGCCCGCCTCGTGGGAAGGCAGGGAACAGGGATTTCGCCTGAGGGGTGA
- a CDS encoding PIG-L deacetylase family protein, with amino-acid sequence MLAESEINRVLTVTAHPDDVDFGAAGAVALFVDSGVQVTYLLVTDGDAGGNERELDNSGMAELRRTEQTAAAKAVGVTDVRFLGRSDGTVTPSLELRRDIARVIRQVRPDLVITHHPDRNYQFVAPSHPDHRAVGGATLDAVYPDARNPYAFPELLREEGLEAWTAREVWLMGGMTPDHWVDVTGVLDRKLAALQSHVSQIAHVEGFEEAVKRRWAAWAARAGFGEGRYAEAFQVVPTA; translated from the coding sequence ATGCTGGCCGAGAGCGAGATCAACAGGGTCCTGACCGTCACGGCCCACCCGGACGACGTGGACTTCGGCGCCGCCGGCGCGGTGGCGCTCTTCGTCGACAGCGGCGTCCAGGTCACCTACCTGCTGGTCACCGACGGCGACGCCGGCGGCAACGAACGCGAGCTCGACAACTCCGGCATGGCCGAGCTGCGCCGGACCGAGCAGACGGCCGCCGCCAAGGCCGTCGGCGTGACGGACGTGCGCTTCCTCGGCCGTTCCGACGGGACGGTGACGCCGTCGCTGGAGTTGCGGCGCGACATCGCCCGCGTCATCCGCCAGGTACGCCCCGATCTGGTGATCACCCACCACCCCGACCGCAACTACCAGTTCGTCGCGCCCAGCCATCCCGACCACCGCGCCGTCGGCGGCGCCACGCTCGACGCGGTCTACCCCGATGCCCGCAACCCCTACGCCTTCCCCGAACTGCTGCGGGAGGAGGGCCTGGAGGCGTGGACGGCGCGTGAGGTGTGGCTGATGGGCGGCATGACGCCCGACCACTGGGTGGACGTCACCGGCGTCCTCGACCGCAAGCTGGCGGCCCTGCAGTCGCACGTGAGCCAGATCGCGCACGTGGAGGGGTTCGAGGAGGCGGTCAAGCGGCGCTGGGCGGCGTGGGCGGCCCGGGCCGGCTTCGGCGAGGGCCGCTACGCGGAGGCCTTCCAGGTCGTCCCCACGGCCTGA
- a CDS encoding WhiB family transcriptional regulator produces MPLEETGWLRGGACRSSDPELFFPLAPSPPQEARAKAICATCQVLEECRSYALRAGESEGIWGGLTPQERRRSRFPAGWRTPAVS; encoded by the coding sequence ATGCCCTTGGAGGAGACCGGCTGGCTGCGCGGGGGCGCCTGCAGATCCAGCGACCCTGAGCTCTTCTTCCCCCTCGCCCCCTCCCCGCCCCAGGAGGCCCGCGCCAAGGCGATCTGCGCCACGTGCCAGGTGCTGGAGGAGTGCCGGTCCTACGCGTTACGCGCGGGGGAGTCGGAAGGCATCTGGGGCGGCCTCACGCCGCAGGAACGCCGCCGCAGCCGCTTCCCGGCCGGCTGGCGCACCCCCGCCGTCTCCTGA
- the pcrA gene encoding DNA helicase PcrA — protein sequence MPTTQVSVDHPLLDGLNAQQREAVIHHGSPLLIVAGAGSGKTRVLTHRIAYLLAERDAHPGEILAITFTNKAAREMKERIDKLVGPRSRAMWVMTFHSACMRILRREAKRLGFPSSFSIYDQADSQRLMAMVCREMDLDPKRYPPRSFSAQVSNFKNELIDYETALDKAGSHLEKVLAEAYKSYQLKLTESGAMDFDDIIMNTVTLFQLFPEVAEHYRMRFRHVLVDEYQDTNHAQYILIRELVGRPELRTSDGELVRSGAEQSQLCVVGDADQSIYAFRGATIRNILEFERDYPDARTILLEQNYRSTQNILAAANAVIARNESRKPKNLWSDQGDGPKIVGYVADNEHDEAVFVAQEVDRLCDEEDVRPGDVAVFYRTNAASRVFEEIFIRTGLPYKVVGGVRFYERKEVKDLLAYLRVLANPADVVSLRRILNVPKRGIGDRAEAMIEALSSRERISYWDALRRADEAYGMATRSLNAVREFVAMIEELIGKAAGMPPSALAEEVLVATGYRAELEASEDPQDESRLENLNELVSVASEFEEANPEGTLVEFLEQVSLVADADQIPEADGGQGVVTLMTLHTAKGLEFPVVFLTAMEDGVFPHVRSLGEPKELEEERRLAYVGITRAQKRLYLTRAAVRSSWGSPSFNPASRFVNEVPGQLIDWRTPPEKTAWTAATRREPAAAAPKKSSRAVPSLTPGDRVSHDAFGLGTVVSVDGVAEKTKVKIDFGSGGEKTLLLAYAPLEKL from the coding sequence GTGCCGACCACCCAGGTCTCTGTTGACCACCCCTTGCTCGACGGACTCAACGCGCAGCAACGCGAGGCCGTGATCCATCACGGCAGCCCGCTGCTGATCGTGGCGGGAGCGGGCTCGGGCAAGACGCGGGTGCTCACCCACCGCATCGCCTACCTGCTCGCCGAGCGCGACGCGCATCCGGGCGAGATCCTGGCGATCACGTTCACCAACAAGGCCGCCCGCGAGATGAAGGAGCGCATCGACAAGCTGGTCGGGCCGCGCTCCAGGGCGATGTGGGTGATGACGTTCCACAGCGCCTGCATGCGCATCCTGCGCCGCGAGGCCAAGCGGCTCGGCTTCCCCTCCAGCTTCTCCATCTACGACCAGGCCGACTCGCAGCGGCTGATGGCGATGGTCTGCCGCGAGATGGACCTCGACCCCAAGCGCTATCCGCCGAGGTCGTTCTCGGCCCAGGTGAGCAACTTCAAGAACGAGCTGATCGACTACGAGACCGCGCTCGACAAGGCCGGCTCCCACCTGGAGAAGGTGCTGGCCGAGGCCTACAAGAGCTACCAGCTCAAGCTCACCGAGTCCGGCGCGATGGACTTCGACGACATCATCATGAACACGGTGACGCTCTTCCAGCTCTTCCCCGAGGTGGCCGAGCACTACCGGATGCGGTTCAGGCACGTCCTGGTCGACGAGTACCAGGACACCAACCACGCCCAGTACATCCTGATCAGGGAGCTGGTGGGCCGTCCCGAGCTGCGCACCAGCGACGGCGAGCTGGTCCGGTCGGGCGCCGAGCAGTCGCAGTTGTGCGTCGTCGGCGACGCCGACCAGTCGATCTACGCCTTCCGCGGCGCGACGATCCGCAACATCCTGGAGTTCGAGCGCGACTACCCCGACGCCCGCACCATCCTGCTGGAGCAGAACTACCGCTCCACCCAGAACATCCTGGCCGCCGCCAACGCGGTCATCGCGCGCAACGAGTCGCGCAAGCCCAAGAACCTCTGGTCCGACCAGGGCGACGGCCCCAAGATCGTCGGATACGTGGCCGACAACGAGCACGACGAGGCCGTGTTCGTCGCCCAGGAGGTCGACCGGCTCTGCGACGAGGAAGACGTCAGGCCGGGCGACGTCGCCGTCTTCTACCGCACCAACGCCGCCTCCCGGGTCTTCGAGGAGATCTTCATCCGCACCGGCCTGCCGTACAAGGTGGTCGGCGGCGTGCGCTTCTACGAGCGCAAGGAGGTCAAGGACCTGCTGGCCTACCTCCGGGTGCTGGCCAACCCCGCCGACGTGGTGTCCCTGCGGCGCATACTCAACGTGCCCAAGCGCGGCATCGGCGACCGTGCCGAGGCGATGATCGAGGCGCTGTCGTCGCGCGAGCGCATCTCCTACTGGGACGCGCTGCGCAGGGCCGACGAGGCGTACGGGATGGCGACCCGCTCGCTCAACGCCGTGCGTGAGTTCGTGGCGATGATCGAGGAGCTGATCGGCAAGGCCGCGGGCATGCCGCCGTCGGCGCTGGCCGAGGAGGTGCTGGTCGCCACCGGCTACCGCGCCGAGCTGGAGGCGTCGGAGGACCCGCAGGACGAGTCGCGCCTCGAAAACCTCAACGAGCTCGTCTCGGTGGCCTCGGAGTTCGAGGAGGCCAACCCCGAGGGCACGCTGGTGGAGTTCCTGGAGCAGGTGTCGCTGGTGGCCGACGCCGACCAGATCCCCGAGGCCGACGGCGGGCAGGGCGTGGTCACGCTGATGACGCTGCACACCGCCAAGGGCCTGGAGTTCCCGGTGGTGTTCCTGACGGCCATGGAGGACGGCGTCTTCCCGCACGTCCGCTCCCTGGGCGAGCCCAAGGAGCTGGAGGAGGAGCGCCGCCTGGCCTACGTCGGCATCACCCGGGCCCAGAAGCGCCTCTACCTGACGCGGGCGGCGGTGCGCAGCTCGTGGGGCTCGCCGTCGTTCAACCCGGCCTCGCGGTTCGTGAACGAGGTTCCCGGGCAGCTGATCGACTGGCGTACCCCGCCGGAGAAGACGGCCTGGACCGCGGCCACCCGGCGCGAGCCCGCCGCCGCTGCCCCGAAGAAGAGCTCGCGGGCGGTGCCGTCACTGACCCCGGGGGACCGGGTGTCGCACGACGCCTTCGGGCTGGGCACCGTCGTGTCGGTGGACGGGGTGGCCGAGAAGACCAAGGTCAAGATCGACTTCGGCAGTGGGGGCGAGAAGACGCTCCTGCTGGCGTACGCGCCGCTGGAGAAGCTCTAG
- the galE gene encoding UDP-glucose 4-epimerase GalE, whose product MSVLISGGAGFIGSTVASACLDAGIEPVILDSLVTGRREFAEGRAFYEGDISDGALVDKVFAEHPDIEAVVHCAALIVVPDSVADPVGYYRANVARSLEFVDHLLRNGCERMVFSSSASIYRTGADHTVDERSPLDPQSPYARTKAMCEAMFADVAATQPIRVLSLRYFNPIGADPRMRTGLQLRRPSHALGKLIEAHEDGVPFRITGTDYPTRDGSGIRDYVHVWDLATAHVEALRRFDGLFPEGAVINLGTGTGTTVRELAEAFNRVVDRPVEVVEAERRPGDVAGAYTRTDLAERLLGWRARHSVEEGIRHSLEWARVRDSRLRG is encoded by the coding sequence ATGAGCGTGTTGATTTCGGGCGGGGCGGGGTTCATCGGGAGCACGGTGGCGTCCGCGTGCCTGGACGCGGGGATCGAGCCGGTGATCCTCGACAGTCTGGTCACGGGCCGGCGGGAGTTCGCCGAGGGAAGGGCGTTCTACGAGGGCGACATCAGCGACGGGGCGCTGGTCGACAAGGTGTTCGCCGAGCATCCCGACATCGAGGCGGTCGTGCACTGCGCGGCGCTGATCGTGGTGCCCGACTCGGTGGCCGACCCGGTGGGCTACTACCGGGCGAACGTGGCCAGGAGCCTGGAGTTCGTGGACCACCTGCTGCGCAACGGGTGCGAGCGGATGGTGTTCAGCTCGTCGGCGTCGATCTACCGGACGGGGGCCGACCACACGGTGGACGAGCGCTCGCCGCTCGACCCGCAGAGCCCGTACGCACGCACGAAGGCGATGTGCGAGGCGATGTTCGCCGACGTCGCGGCCACCCAGCCGATCCGGGTGCTGTCCCTGCGCTACTTCAATCCCATCGGCGCCGACCCGCGGATGCGCACCGGGCTCCAGCTTCGCCGGCCCAGCCACGCGCTGGGCAAGCTCATCGAGGCGCACGAGGACGGCGTGCCGTTCCGGATCACCGGCACCGACTACCCCACCCGCGACGGCTCCGGCATCCGCGACTACGTGCACGTCTGGGACCTGGCCACGGCCCACGTGGAGGCTCTGCGGCGCTTCGACGGGCTGTTCCCCGAGGGCGCGGTGATCAACCTGGGCACCGGCACGGGCACCACGGTGCGGGAGCTGGCCGAGGCGTTCAACCGCGTGGTGGACCGGCCGGTCGAGGTGGTGGAGGCGGAGCGCAGGCCCGGCGACGTGGCGGGGGCGTACACCCGCACCGACCTCGCGGAGCGGCTGCTGGGCTGGCGGGCCCGCCACTCGGTGGAGGAGGGCATCAGGCACTCGCTGGAGTGGGCGCGGGTCCGCGACTCCCGGCTGCGGGGCTAG
- the sucC gene encoding ADP-forming succinate--CoA ligase subunit beta: protein MDLFEHQAKELFADYGIPVPRGIVAHTVEEVRAAAEQLTGRVVVKAQVKTGGRGKAGGVKVADDATDAVEKAKAILGMDIKGHTVHKVLVEEASAIAEEYYFSFLLDRANRTFLAICSAAGGMDIEEVAHSAPEKVAKVPVSALNGVDRAKAREIAVAGGLPEQSLDGAAELIEKLWCCFVDEDATLVEVNPMILSADGQVKALDGKVTLDDNAVFRQSEHEAYADKAAEDPLEAKAKEKDLNYVKLDGDVGIIGNGAGLVMSTLDVVAYAGEAFPGKPSPANFLDIGGGASAEVMAAGLEIILSDPSVKSIFVNVFGGITSCDAVANGIVAAFKLLESRGEAVTHPLVVRLDGNNAQLGRQILADAALPRVELVDTMDEAAKRAAELAAVGA, encoded by the coding sequence GTGGACCTGTTCGAACATCAGGCGAAGGAGCTCTTCGCGGACTACGGCATCCCGGTGCCGCGCGGCATCGTCGCCCACACCGTGGAGGAGGTGCGGGCGGCAGCCGAGCAGCTCACCGGCCGCGTCGTGGTCAAGGCCCAGGTGAAGACCGGCGGGCGTGGCAAGGCCGGTGGCGTGAAGGTGGCGGACGACGCCACCGACGCCGTCGAGAAGGCCAAGGCCATCCTGGGCATGGACATCAAGGGCCACACGGTCCACAAGGTGCTCGTGGAGGAGGCCAGCGCGATCGCGGAGGAGTACTACTTCTCCTTCCTGCTCGACCGCGCGAATCGCACATTCCTCGCGATCTGCTCTGCAGCGGGCGGAATGGACATTGAAGAGGTCGCGCACTCCGCTCCCGAAAAGGTGGCCAAGGTTCCGGTCTCCGCGCTGAACGGCGTGGACCGGGCCAAGGCGCGCGAGATCGCGGTGGCGGGCGGGCTGCCCGAGCAGTCGCTCGACGGCGCGGCCGAGCTGATCGAGAAGCTCTGGTGCTGCTTCGTCGACGAGGACGCGACCCTGGTCGAGGTCAACCCGATGATCCTGTCGGCCGACGGCCAGGTCAAGGCCCTCGACGGCAAGGTCACGCTCGACGACAACGCCGTCTTCCGCCAGTCGGAGCACGAGGCGTACGCCGACAAGGCCGCCGAGGACCCGCTCGAGGCCAAGGCCAAGGAGAAGGACCTCAACTACGTCAAGCTCGACGGCGACGTCGGCATCATCGGCAACGGCGCGGGCCTGGTCATGTCCACCCTCGACGTGGTGGCCTACGCGGGCGAGGCCTTCCCCGGCAAGCCGTCCCCGGCGAACTTCCTCGACATCGGCGGCGGCGCCTCGGCCGAGGTCATGGCCGCCGGCCTGGAGATCATCCTCTCCGACCCGTCGGTGAAGTCGATCTTCGTGAACGTCTTCGGCGGCATCACGTCCTGTGACGCGGTCGCCAACGGCATCGTGGCGGCCTTCAAGCTGCTGGAGAGCCGCGGCGAGGCCGTGACCCACCCGCTGGTGGTCCGCCTCGACGGCAACAACGCCCAGCTCGGGCGGCAGATCCTCGCCGACGCCGCGCTCCCGCGGGTCGAGCTGGTTGACACGATGGACGAGGCGGCCAAGCGCGCCGCGGAGCTCGCTGCGGTAGGTGCGTGA
- a CDS encoding PIN domain nuclease yields MVATGVVYLIDKSALARMPNPLVGRALKPLMLDKMLAICTVTQLEVLFSARDPAGYELDARHLRDDFRFLELNAEVRERALAVQGLLARKSQHRGVGPNDLLIAACAEMHGATVLHYDRDYDVISEVTGQPSLWVVPPGSVS; encoded by the coding sequence GTGGTAGCCACCGGCGTGGTCTACCTCATCGACAAGAGCGCGCTGGCGCGCATGCCGAACCCGCTCGTTGGGCGTGCGCTGAAGCCGCTCATGCTCGACAAGATGCTGGCGATCTGCACGGTGACGCAGCTCGAAGTCCTCTTCAGCGCCCGAGATCCGGCAGGGTATGAACTCGACGCACGGCACCTGCGCGACGACTTCCGCTTTCTGGAGCTCAATGCCGAAGTACGGGAACGAGCACTCGCCGTGCAGGGCTTACTCGCCCGTAAGTCGCAGCACCGAGGTGTCGGGCCCAACGACCTGCTGATCGCGGCCTGCGCGGAGATGCACGGGGCGACGGTGCTGCACTACGACCGTGACTACGACGTCATCTCCGAGGTCACCGGCCAGCCGTCCCTGTGGGTGGTGCCACCGGGCTCCGTGTCATGA
- a CDS encoding L,D-transpeptidase has protein sequence MPIVAALLALATATACTAEGTPAPRATATRAASASSAPGVVNAAGVAAQAAPTMPAPSPTATLTKTPTSKPRLGIADITPMGEKAEKVGVGFPIIVTFDRDVRDRAATEAALEVRAEKPVEGAWRWVSPRKVIYRTKTYWKPHQKVLFKARLSQIPGNEAAKDVSRRFAVGTANISVVDTRRHVMKVRRDGKLAKTIPISAGRGGLLRNGVDVYLTTSGVHLTMGKKALETMTSSWMGVTDPKDPRYYKEQILWAVRISDSGEYVHQSYGDYQYLGRSNQSHGCVRATPAGAKWFYTIAQRGDVVKIVGTKRKLDWRNGWSYWQLNWTQWKKGSALKG, from the coding sequence ATGCCGATAGTCGCCGCACTGCTCGCCCTGGCCACGGCGACCGCGTGCACGGCGGAAGGCACGCCCGCCCCGCGCGCGACGGCGACACGAGCCGCGAGCGCCTCGTCCGCCCCCGGCGTGGTCAACGCCGCAGGTGTCGCCGCCCAGGCCGCCCCGACCATGCCGGCCCCCTCACCGACCGCCACGCTGACGAAGACCCCCACCTCGAAGCCCCGGCTCGGCATCGCCGACATCACCCCGATGGGCGAGAAGGCGGAGAAGGTCGGCGTCGGCTTCCCGATCATCGTCACGTTCGACCGCGACGTCCGCGACAGGGCGGCCACCGAGGCGGCGCTGGAGGTCCGGGCGGAGAAGCCGGTCGAGGGCGCCTGGCGCTGGGTGTCGCCGCGCAAGGTCATCTACCGGACGAAGACGTACTGGAAGCCGCACCAGAAGGTGCTCTTCAAGGCCCGCCTCAGCCAGATCCCGGGCAACGAGGCCGCCAAGGACGTCTCGCGCCGCTTCGCGGTGGGCACGGCCAACATCTCGGTCGTCGACACGCGGCGGCACGTGATGAAGGTGCGCCGCGACGGCAAGCTCGCCAAGACCATCCCGATCAGCGCGGGCCGCGGCGGCCTGCTCCGGAACGGCGTGGACGTCTACCTGACGACCAGCGGCGTCCACCTGACCATGGGCAAGAAGGCCCTGGAGACGATGACGTCGTCCTGGATGGGCGTCACGGACCCCAAGGACCCGCGCTACTACAAGGAGCAGATCCTCTGGGCCGTGCGCATCTCCGACAGCGGCGAGTACGTGCACCAGAGCTACGGCGACTACCAGTACCTCGGCCGCTCCAACCAGAGCCACGGCTGCGTCCGCGCCACCCCGGCCGGCGCGAAGTGGTTCTACACCATCGCCCAGCGCGGTGACGTCGTGAAGATCGTCGGCACCAAGCGCAAGCTCGACTGGCGCAACGGCTGGAGTTACTGGCAGCTCAACTGGACCCAGTGGAAGAAGGGCAGCGCCCTCAAGGGCTGA
- the sucD gene encoding succinate--CoA ligase subunit alpha, giving the protein MAIWLTENSKIIVQGMTGGEGTKHTRRMLASGARVVGGVNARKAGITHEGLPVFGTVAEAMAETGADVSVVFVPPAFTKAAVKEAIDAEIPLCVVITEGVPVHDSTEFWAYAVAKGNKTRIIGPNCPGIASPGASNAGIIPADITTAGRIGLVSKSGTLTYQLMYELRDFGFSTAVGIGGDPVIGTTHIDALQAFQEDPGTDAIVMIGEIGGDAEERAAAYIEEHVTKPVVAYVAGFTAPEGKTMGHAGAIVSGSAGTAQAKKEALEKVGVRVGKTPSETARLMREIMQAR; this is encoded by the coding sequence ATGGCTATCTGGCTGACCGAGAACAGCAAGATCATCGTTCAGGGCATGACCGGCGGTGAGGGCACCAAGCACACCCGGCGCATGCTCGCCTCCGGCGCGCGCGTCGTCGGCGGCGTGAACGCCCGCAAGGCCGGCATCACCCACGAGGGCCTGCCCGTGTTCGGCACCGTCGCGGAGGCCATGGCGGAGACCGGCGCCGACGTGTCGGTCGTCTTCGTGCCCCCGGCGTTCACCAAGGCCGCCGTCAAGGAGGCCATCGACGCCGAGATCCCGCTCTGCGTGGTCATCACCGAGGGCGTCCCGGTGCACGACTCGACGGAGTTCTGGGCCTACGCGGTGGCCAAGGGCAACAAGACCCGCATCATCGGTCCCAACTGCCCGGGCATCGCCTCGCCGGGCGCGTCCAACGCCGGCATCATCCCCGCCGACATCACCACGGCGGGCCGCATCGGCCTGGTCTCCAAGTCGGGCACGCTGACCTATCAGCTCATGTACGAGCTGCGCGACTTCGGCTTCTCGACGGCGGTGGGCATCGGCGGCGACCCCGTCATCGGCACCACCCACATCGACGCCCTCCAGGCGTTCCAGGAGGACCCCGGCACCGACGCGATCGTGATGATCGGTGAGATCGGCGGTGACGCCGAGGAGCGGGCCGCCGCCTACATCGAGGAGCACGTCACCAAGCCGGTCGTCGCCTACGTCGCGGGCTTCACCGCCCCCGAGGGCAAGACGATGGGCCATGCGGGCGCCATCGTCTCCGGCTCGGCCGGCACGGCCCAGGCCAAGAAGGAGGCCCTGGAGAAGGTCGGCGTCCGCGTCGGCAAGACCCCCTCCGAGACGGCCCGCCTCATGCGCGAGATCATGCAGGCGCGCTGA
- a CDS encoding YciI family protein has product MEYFFYCRDRVGSWPLRAELIETHWSFMDPYGEAMIARGPTLLPDETPTGSMHVVDLPDATAARAFAFDEPNYRAGVYGEVLMRRWRAMVGRTMWDFTGGVDGYERFLIIGHAKPGMAAARESLSDDYRRYLTGADYGDRMIVGGSLLSEDGNEWMGTALMAELPDRKAAEAVLPNGPCGRAGMYESVEVHRWEFGGRR; this is encoded by the coding sequence GTGGAGTACTTCTTCTATTGCCGGGACCGGGTCGGCTCCTGGCCGCTGCGTGCCGAGCTCATCGAAACTCACTGGTCGTTCATGGACCCTTACGGCGAGGCGATGATCGCGCGGGGTCCCACGCTGTTGCCGGACGAGACGCCGACCGGCAGCATGCACGTCGTCGACCTGCCGGACGCCACCGCCGCGCGGGCGTTCGCGTTCGACGAGCCGAACTACCGGGCCGGCGTGTACGGCGAGGTGCTCATGCGGCGCTGGCGGGCCATGGTCGGTCGCACGATGTGGGACTTCACCGGCGGCGTCGACGGCTACGAGCGGTTCCTCATCATCGGCCATGCCAAGCCGGGGATGGCCGCCGCCCGTGAGAGCTTGAGCGACGACTACCGCCGTTACCTCACCGGCGCCGACTACGGCGACCGTATGATCGTCGGCGGCTCGCTGCTGTCCGAGGACGGCAACGAATGGATGGGCACCGCCTTGATGGCCGAGCTGCCGGATCGCAAGGCCGCCGAAGCCGTGCTGCCGAACGGCCCCTGCGGGCGGGCCGGGATGTACGAGAGCGTGGAAGTGCACCGCTGGGAGTTCGGCGGCCGGCGCTAG
- a CDS encoding leucyl aminopeptidase codes for MDQNLLNEICLRQLELSGVHEGETVAVLSEGNERLDYADAFLFAARRLGASAYHMRLPSPSAASGAWAVGQSELAGNPQAVEALKQADMLVDLKFLLFSKEQFAIQDAGTRILTAVEPAPLLARLMPTPELRERVEVGAELLSKAGSMRITSPGGTDVTYRLGVYPTMSEYGYTDQPGRWDHWPAAFVFTGGADDGVDGTIVLSPGDVLLPFNTYVQTPVTITVEQGFITDIRGGLDAELLSSYIRSFDDPRGYGMSHVGWGLDERAQWHGLTQFPGGMGMELRSFYGNVMFSIGPNNELGGPNDTPCHFDIPMRGCSLFLDDEPVVVDGDVVVSEMRPAGRR; via the coding sequence ATGGACCAGAACCTGTTGAACGAGATCTGCCTGCGCCAGCTGGAGCTCAGTGGCGTCCACGAGGGCGAGACGGTGGCGGTGCTCTCCGAGGGCAACGAACGTCTCGACTACGCCGACGCGTTCCTCTTCGCCGCCCGCCGCCTCGGGGCGTCCGCCTACCACATGCGGCTCCCCTCGCCCTCGGCCGCCTCGGGCGCCTGGGCGGTCGGCCAGTCGGAGCTGGCCGGCAACCCCCAGGCCGTGGAGGCGCTCAAGCAGGCCGACATGCTCGTCGACCTGAAGTTCCTGCTGTTCAGCAAGGAGCAGTTCGCCATCCAGGACGCCGGCACCCGTATCCTCACCGCCGTGGAGCCCGCTCCGCTGCTCGCCCGCCTCATGCCCACGCCCGAGCTGCGCGAGCGGGTCGAGGTGGGGGCCGAGCTGCTCAGCAAGGCCGGCAGCATGCGGATCACCAGCCCCGGCGGCACCGATGTCACCTACCGGCTCGGCGTCTACCCGACGATGAGCGAGTACGGCTACACCGACCAACCCGGCCGCTGGGACCACTGGCCGGCCGCGTTCGTCTTCACCGGCGGCGCCGACGACGGCGTGGACGGCACGATCGTCCTCTCGCCCGGCGACGTGCTGCTGCCGTTCAACACCTACGTCCAGACGCCCGTCACGATCACCGTCGAGCAGGGCTTCATCACCGACATCCGCGGCGGCCTCGACGCCGAGCTGCTGTCGTCCTACATCAGGTCGTTCGACGACCCGCGCGGCTACGGCATGTCCCACGTCGGCTGGGGCCTGGACGAGCGTGCCCAGTGGCACGGCCTGACCCAGTTCCCCGGCGGGATGGGCATGGAGCTGCGCTCCTTCTACGGCAACGTCATGTTCTCGATCGGCCCCAACAACGAGCTGGGCGGCCCGAACGACACCCCCTGCCACTTCGACATCCCGATGCGCGGCTGCAGCCTCTTCCTCGACGACGAGCCCGTCGTGGTGGACGGCGACGTGGTCGTGTCCGAGATGCGTCCGGCCGGCCGCCGCTAA